In Peromyscus maniculatus bairdii isolate BWxNUB_F1_BW_parent chromosome 9, HU_Pman_BW_mat_3.1, whole genome shotgun sequence, one genomic interval encodes:
- the LOC143266777 gene encoding homeobox and leucine zipper protein Homez-like isoform X1, translating to MGQKSLGDGAVFLLTAASEGHTSEHTMPPSKDASSLNSSAAGLICLPPISEELQLVWTQAAQTSELDGNEQLLQTFSYFPYPSLADIALLCLRYGLQMEKVKTWFMAQRLRCGISWSSEEIEETRARVVYHRDQLHFKSLLSFTHHTVWPPQETPPVPSPEQVALELCPPALSEPTQMKGLKVEPEEPSQVPQLPQSHQKVKELLMTGSREFPHQSDFCQDLQISGLSKEHVERGSDQSCGGTASWNQPTAVHQPRAGDKPPSISLLVSGCKEESAPSGTPPSPSFQVLANGTTATPPALQPVGYSPQSLSPSEQALSPHVEPPWPQRLRNNSVAGRVGPTEYLSPDMQHQRKTKRKTKEQLAILKSFFLQCQWARREDYHKLEQITGLPRPEIIQWFGDTRYALKHGQLKWFRDNAVLGMSTFQDPAVPTPSTHSLKEWAKTPPLPAPPPPPDIRPLERYWAAHQQLQEADVLKLSQASRLSTQQVLDWFDSRLPQPAEVVVCLDEEAGDEDEDEELPEDGEEEEEEEDDVDDDDAIQD from the coding sequence atgggcCAGAAGAGCCTCGGTGATGGAGCTGTTTTTCTTCTTACAGCTGCCTCTGAAGGGCACACGTCAGAGCACACCATGCCTCCTAGTAAAGACGCCAGCAGTCTTAACAGCTCGGCAGCAGGGCTCATCTGCCTCCCTCCGATCTCTGAGGAACTACAGCTTGTGTGGACTCAAGCAGCACAGACCAGTGAGCTGGATGGAAATGAACAGCTGCTGCAGACCTTCAGCTACTTCCCCTACCCAAGCCTGGCGGACATCGCACTCCTCTGCCTGCGGTATGGGCTGCAGATGGAGAAGGTCAAGACCTGGTTCATGGCCCAACGCCTCCGCTGTGGCATTAGCTGGTCATCTGAAGAGATAGAAGAGACTCGGGCCCGAGTGGTGTACCACCGAGATCAGCTCCATTTCaagtctcttctctctttcacGCATCACACAGTGTGGCCCCCACAGGAGACACCTCCAGTGCCCTCTCCAGAGCAGGTTGCTCTTGAACTGTGTCCTCCGGCTCTTAGTGAGCCCACCCAGATGAAAGGATTGAAGGTTGAGCCTGAGGAGCCCTCTCAGGTACCACAGCTGCCACAGAGTCACCAGAAAGTGAAGGAACTTCTGATGACAGGCAGCAGAGAATTCCCCCACCAATCAGATTTTTGTCAGGATCTTCAGATCAGTGGACTCTCTAAGGAGCATGTAGAAAGGGGGTCCGACCAGTCATGTGGAGGGACTGCTTCCTGGAATCAGCCCACAGCTGTCCATCAGCCACGTGCTGGGGATAAGCCCCCATCAATCTCATTACTTGTCAGTGGTTGTAAGGAGGAATCAGCACCTAGTGGGACAcctccatctccctctttccAGGTACTGGCTAATGGAACCActgccacccctccagccctccagcctgTGGGCTACAGCCCACAGTCACTCTCGCCCAGTGAGCAGGCACTGTCCCCACACGTAGAGCCACCCTGGCCCCAAAGGCTACGGAATAACTCAGTAGCAGGTAGGGTTGGCCCCACAGAGTACCTTTCGCCAGACATGCAGCACCAGCGAAAGACTAAGCGCAAAACCAAAGAACAGCTGGCCATCCTCAAATCCTTTTTCCTGCAGTGCCAGTGGGCACGACGGGAAGATTACCATAAACTAGAACAGATCACTGGTTTACCTCGCCCTGAGATCATTCAGTGGTTTGGTGATACCCGATATGCCTTGAAGCATGGACAACTGAAGTGGTTTCGGGACAATGCAGTACTTGGTATGTCTACTTTTCAAGATCCAGCTGTTCCTACACCATCAACTCATTCCTTGAAAGAATGGGCCAAGACACCACCTCTGCCAGCCCCACCGCCCCCACCAGACATACGACCTTTAGAGAGGTACTGGGCGGCCCACCAGCAGCTGCAGGAAGCCGATGTCCTTAAACTGAGTCAGGCATCAAGACTTAGCACTCAGCAAGTGTTGGACTGGTTTGACTCTCGATTGCCTCAGCCAGCGGAGGTGGTAGTTTGTCTAGATGAAGAGGCGggggatgaagatgaggatgaagaaCTGCCAGAAgatggtgaggaagaggaggaggaggaagatgatgttgatgatgatgatgccatACAAGACTGA
- the LOC143266777 gene encoding homeobox and leucine zipper protein Homez-like isoform X3 yields MGQKSLGDGAVFLLTAASEGHTSEHTMPPSKDASSLNSSAAGLICLPPISEELQLVWTQAAQTSELDGNEQLLQTFSYFPYPSLADIALLCLRYGLQMEKVKTWFMAQRLRCGISWSSEEIEETRARVVYHRDQLHFKSLLSFTHHTVWPPQETPPVPSPEQVALELCPPALSEPTQMKGLKVEPEEPSQVPQLPQSHQKVKELLMTGSREFPHQSDFCQDLQISGLSKEHVERGSDQSCGGTASWNQPTAVHQPRAGDKPPSISLLVSGCKEESAPSGTPPSPSFQVLANGTTATPPALQPVGYSPQSLSPSEQALSPHVEPPWPQRLRNNSVAGRVGPTEYLSPDMQHQRKTKRKTKEQLAILKSFFLQCQWARREDYHKLEQITGLPRPEIIQWFGDTRYALKHGQLKWFRDNAVLGMSTFQDPAVPTPSTHSLKEWAKTPPLPAPPPPPDIRPLERYWAAHQQLQEADVLKLSQASRLSTQQVLDWFDSRLPQPAEVVVCLDEEAGDEDEDEELPEDGEEEEEEEDDVDDGSVLGTEGPWSSNSMMF; encoded by the exons atgggcCAGAAGAGCCTCGGTGATGGAGCTGTTTTTCTTCTTACAGCTGCCTCTGAAGGGCACACGTCAGAGCACACCATGCCTCCTAGTAAAGACGCCAGCAGTCTTAACAGCTCGGCAGCAGGGCTCATCTGCCTCCCTCCGATCTCTGAGGAACTACAGCTTGTGTGGACTCAAGCAGCACAGACCAGTGAGCTGGATGGAAATGAACAGCTGCTGCAGACCTTCAGCTACTTCCCCTACCCAAGCCTGGCGGACATCGCACTCCTCTGCCTGCGGTATGGGCTGCAGATGGAGAAGGTCAAGACCTGGTTCATGGCCCAACGCCTCCGCTGTGGCATTAGCTGGTCATCTGAAGAGATAGAAGAGACTCGGGCCCGAGTGGTGTACCACCGAGATCAGCTCCATTTCaagtctcttctctctttcacGCATCACACAGTGTGGCCCCCACAGGAGACACCTCCAGTGCCCTCTCCAGAGCAGGTTGCTCTTGAACTGTGTCCTCCGGCTCTTAGTGAGCCCACCCAGATGAAAGGATTGAAGGTTGAGCCTGAGGAGCCCTCTCAGGTACCACAGCTGCCACAGAGTCACCAGAAAGTGAAGGAACTTCTGATGACAGGCAGCAGAGAATTCCCCCACCAATCAGATTTTTGTCAGGATCTTCAGATCAGTGGACTCTCTAAGGAGCATGTAGAAAGGGGGTCCGACCAGTCATGTGGAGGGACTGCTTCCTGGAATCAGCCCACAGCTGTCCATCAGCCACGTGCTGGGGATAAGCCCCCATCAATCTCATTACTTGTCAGTGGTTGTAAGGAGGAATCAGCACCTAGTGGGACAcctccatctccctctttccAGGTACTGGCTAATGGAACCActgccacccctccagccctccagcctgTGGGCTACAGCCCACAGTCACTCTCGCCCAGTGAGCAGGCACTGTCCCCACACGTAGAGCCACCCTGGCCCCAAAGGCTACGGAATAACTCAGTAGCAGGTAGGGTTGGCCCCACAGAGTACCTTTCGCCAGACATGCAGCACCAGCGAAAGACTAAGCGCAAAACCAAAGAACAGCTGGCCATCCTCAAATCCTTTTTCCTGCAGTGCCAGTGGGCACGACGGGAAGATTACCATAAACTAGAACAGATCACTGGTTTACCTCGCCCTGAGATCATTCAGTGGTTTGGTGATACCCGATATGCCTTGAAGCATGGACAACTGAAGTGGTTTCGGGACAATGCAGTACTTGGTATGTCTACTTTTCAAGATCCAGCTGTTCCTACACCATCAACTCATTCCTTGAAAGAATGGGCCAAGACACCACCTCTGCCAGCCCCACCGCCCCCACCAGACATACGACCTTTAGAGAGGTACTGGGCGGCCCACCAGCAGCTGCAGGAAGCCGATGTCCTTAAACTGAGTCAGGCATCAAGACTTAGCACTCAGCAAGTGTTGGACTGGTTTGACTCTCGATTGCCTCAGCCAGCGGAGGTGGTAGTTTGTCTAGATGAAGAGGCGggggatgaagatgaggatgaagaaCTGCCAGAAgatggtgaggaagaggaggaggaggaagatgatgttgatgat GGATCTGTCTTGGGGACAGAAGGACCATGGTCTTCTAACTCAATGATGTTCTAG
- the LOC143267380 gene encoding homeobox and leucine zipper protein Homez-like isoform X2: MGQKSLGDGAVFLLTAASEGHTSEHTMPPSKDASSLNSSAAGLICLPPISEELQLVWTQAAQTSELDGNEQLLQTFSYFPYPSLADIALLCLRYGLQMEKVKTWFMAQRLRCGISWSSEEIEETRARVVYHRDQLHFKSLLSFTHHTVWPPQETPPVPSPEQVALELCPPALSEPTQMKGLKVEPEEPSQVPQLPQSHQKVKELLMTGSREFPHQSDFCQDLQISGLSKEHVERGSDQSCGGTASWNQPTAVHQPRAGDKPPSISLLVSGCKEESAPSGTPPSPSFQVLANGTTATPPALQPVGYSPQSLSPSERALSPHVEPPWPQRLRNNSVAGRVGPTEYLSPDMQHQRKTKRKTKEQLAILKSFFLQCQWARREDYHKLEQITGLPRPEIIQWFGDTRYALKHGQLKWFRDNAVLGMSTFQDPAVPTPSTHSLKEWAKTPPLPAPPPPPDIRPLERYWAAHQQLQEADVLKLSQASRLSTQQVLDWFDSRLPQPAEVVVCLDEEAGDEDEDEELPEDGSVLGTEGPWSSNSMMF; the protein is encoded by the exons atgggcCAGAAGAGCCTCGGTGATGGAGCTGTTTTTCTTCTTACAGCTGCCTCTGAAGGGCACACGTCAGAGCACACCATGCCTCCTAGTAAAGACGCCAGCAGTCTTAACAGCTCGGCAGCAGGGCTCATCTGCCTCCCTCCGATCTCTGAGGAACTACAGCTTGTGTGGACTCAAGCAGCACAGACCAGTGAGCTGGATGGAAATGAACAGCTGCTGCAGACCTTCAGCTACTTCCCCTACCCAAGCCTGGCGGACATCGCACTCCTCTGCCTGCGGTATGGGCTGCAGATGGAGAAGGTCAAGACCTGGTTCATGGCCCAACGCCTCCGCTGTGGCATTAGCTGGTCATCTGAAGAGATAGAAGAGACTCGGGCCCGAGTGGTGTACCACCGAGATCAGCTCCATTTCaagtctcttctctctttcacGCATCACACAGTGTGGCCCCCACAGGAGACACCTCCAGTGCCCTCTCCAGAGCAGGTTGCTCTTGAACTGTGTCCTCCGGCTCTTAGTGAGCCCACCCAGATGAAAGGATTGAAGGTTGAGCCTGAGGAGCCCTCTCAGGTACCACAGCTGCCACAGAGTCACCAGAAAGTGAAGGAACTTCTGATGACAGGCAGCAGAGAATTCCCCCACCAATCAGATTTTTGTCAGGATCTTCAGATCAGTGGACTCTCTAAGGAGCATGTAGAAAGGGGGTCCGACCAGTCATGTGGAGGGACTGCTTCCTGGAATCAGCCCACAGCTGTCCATCAGCCACGTGCTGGGGATAAGCCCCCATCGATCTCATTACTTGTCAGTGGTTGTAAGGAGGAATCAGCACCTAGTGGGACAcctccatctccctctttccAGGTACTGGCTAATGGAACCActgccacccctccagccctccagcctgTGGGCTACAGCCCACAGTCACTCTCGCCCAGTGAGCGGGCACTGTCCCCACACGTAGAGCCACCCTGGCCCCAAAGGCTACGGAATAACTCAGTAGCAGGTAGGGTTGGCCCCACAGAGTACCTTTCGCCAGACATGCAGCACCAGCGAAAGACTAAGCGCAAAACCAAAGAACAGCTGGCCATCCTCAAATCCTTTTTCCTGCAGTGCCAGTGGGCACGACGGGAAGATTACCATAAACTAGAACAGATCACTGGTTTACCTCGCCCTGAGATCATTCAGTGGTTTGGTGATACCCGATATGCCTTGAAGCATGGACAACTGAAGTGGTTTCGGGACAATGCAGTACTTGGTATGTCTACTTTTCAAGATCCAGCTGTTCCTACACCATCAACTCATTCCTTGAAAGAATGGGCCAAGACACCACCTCTGCCAGCCCCACCGCCCCCACCAGACATACGACCTTTAGAGAGGTACTGGGCGGCCCACCAGCAGCTGCAGGAAGCCGATGTCCTTAAACTGAGTCAGGCATCAAGACTTAGCACTCAGCAAGTGTTGGACTGGTTTGACTCTCGATTGCCTCAGCCAGCGGAGGTGGTAGTTTGTCTAGATGAAGAGGCGggggatgaagatgaggatgaagaaCTGCCAGAAgatg GATCTGTCTTGGGGACAGAAGGACCATGGTCTTCTAACTCAATGATGTTCTAG
- the LOC143267380 gene encoding homeobox and leucine zipper protein Homez-like isoform X3, with product MGQKSLGDGAVFLLTAASEGHTSEHTMPPSKDASSLNSSAAGLICLPPISEELQLVWTQAAQTSELDGNEQLLQTFSYFPYPSLADIALLCLRYGLQMEKVKTWFMAQRLRCGISWSSEEIEETRARVVYHRDQLHFKSLLSFTHHTVWPPQETPPVPSPEQVALELCPPALSEPTQMKGLKVEPEEPSQVPQLPQSHQKVKELLMTGSREFPHQSDFCQDLQISGLSKEHVERGSDQSCGGTASWNQPTAVHQPRAGDKPPSISLLVSGCKEESAPSGTPPSPSFQVLANGTTATPPALQPVGYSPQSLSPSERALSPHVEPPWPQRLRNNSVAGRVGPTEYLSPDMQHQRKTKRKTKEQLAILKSFFLQCQWARREDYHKLEQITGLPRPEIIQWFGDTRYALKHGQLKWFRDNAVLGMSTFQDPAVPTPSTHSLKEWAKTPPLPAPPPPPDIRPLERYWAAHQQLQEADVLKLSQASRLSTQQVLDWFDSRLPQPAEVVVCLDEEAGDEDEDEELPEDGEEEEEEEDDVDDGSVLGTEGPWSSNSMMF from the exons atgggcCAGAAGAGCCTCGGTGATGGAGCTGTTTTTCTTCTTACAGCTGCCTCTGAAGGGCACACGTCAGAGCACACCATGCCTCCTAGTAAAGACGCCAGCAGTCTTAACAGCTCGGCAGCAGGGCTCATCTGCCTCCCTCCGATCTCTGAGGAACTACAGCTTGTGTGGACTCAAGCAGCACAGACCAGTGAGCTGGATGGAAATGAACAGCTGCTGCAGACCTTCAGCTACTTCCCCTACCCAAGCCTGGCGGACATCGCACTCCTCTGCCTGCGGTATGGGCTGCAGATGGAGAAGGTCAAGACCTGGTTCATGGCCCAACGCCTCCGCTGTGGCATTAGCTGGTCATCTGAAGAGATAGAAGAGACTCGGGCCCGAGTGGTGTACCACCGAGATCAGCTCCATTTCaagtctcttctctctttcacGCATCACACAGTGTGGCCCCCACAGGAGACACCTCCAGTGCCCTCTCCAGAGCAGGTTGCTCTTGAACTGTGTCCTCCGGCTCTTAGTGAGCCCACCCAGATGAAAGGATTGAAGGTTGAGCCTGAGGAGCCCTCTCAGGTACCACAGCTGCCACAGAGTCACCAGAAAGTGAAGGAACTTCTGATGACAGGCAGCAGAGAATTCCCCCACCAATCAGATTTTTGTCAGGATCTTCAGATCAGTGGACTCTCTAAGGAGCATGTAGAAAGGGGGTCCGACCAGTCATGTGGAGGGACTGCTTCCTGGAATCAGCCCACAGCTGTCCATCAGCCACGTGCTGGGGATAAGCCCCCATCGATCTCATTACTTGTCAGTGGTTGTAAGGAGGAATCAGCACCTAGTGGGACAcctccatctccctctttccAGGTACTGGCTAATGGAACCActgccacccctccagccctccagcctgTGGGCTACAGCCCACAGTCACTCTCGCCCAGTGAGCGGGCACTGTCCCCACACGTAGAGCCACCCTGGCCCCAAAGGCTACGGAATAACTCAGTAGCAGGTAGGGTTGGCCCCACAGAGTACCTTTCGCCAGACATGCAGCACCAGCGAAAGACTAAGCGCAAAACCAAAGAACAGCTGGCCATCCTCAAATCCTTTTTCCTGCAGTGCCAGTGGGCACGACGGGAAGATTACCATAAACTAGAACAGATCACTGGTTTACCTCGCCCTGAGATCATTCAGTGGTTTGGTGATACCCGATATGCCTTGAAGCATGGACAACTGAAGTGGTTTCGGGACAATGCAGTACTTGGTATGTCTACTTTTCAAGATCCAGCTGTTCCTACACCATCAACTCATTCCTTGAAAGAATGGGCCAAGACACCACCTCTGCCAGCCCCACCGCCCCCACCAGACATACGACCTTTAGAGAGGTACTGGGCGGCCCACCAGCAGCTGCAGGAAGCCGATGTCCTTAAACTGAGTCAGGCATCAAGACTTAGCACTCAGCAAGTGTTGGACTGGTTTGACTCTCGATTGCCTCAGCCAGCGGAGGTGGTAGTTTGTCTAGATGAAGAGGCGggggatgaagatgaggatgaagaaCTGCCAGAAgatggtgaggaagaggaggaggaggaagatgatgttgatgat GGATCTGTCTTGGGGACAGAAGGACCATGGTCTTCTAACTCAATGATGTTCTAG
- the LOC143266777 gene encoding homeobox and leucine zipper protein Homez-like isoform X2 — protein MGQKSLGDGAVFLLTAASEGHTSEHTMPPSKDASSLNSSAAGLICLPPISEELQLVWTQAAQTSELDGNEQLLQTFSYFPYPSLADIALLCLRYGLQMEKVKTWFMAQRLRCGISWSSEEIEETRARVVYHRDQLHFKSLLSFTHHTVWPPQETPPVPSPEQVALELCPPALSEPTQMKGLKVEPEEPSQVPQLPQSHQKVKELLMTGSREFPHQSDFCQDLQISGLSKEHVERGSDQSCGGTASWNQPTAVHQPRAGDKPPSISLLVSGCKEESAPSGTPPSPSFQVLANGTTATPPALQPVGYSPQSLSPSEQALSPHVEPPWPQRLRNNSVAGRVGPTEYLSPDMQHQRKTKRKTKEQLAILKSFFLQCQWARREDYHKLEQITGLPRPEIIQWFGDTRYALKHGQLKWFRDNAVLGMSTFQDPAVPTPSTHSLKEWAKTPPLPAPPPPPDIRPLERYWAAHQQLQEADVLKLSQASRLSTQQVLDWFDSRLPQPAEVVVCLDEEAGDEDEDEELPEDGSVLGTEGPWSSNSMMF, from the exons atgggcCAGAAGAGCCTCGGTGATGGAGCTGTTTTTCTTCTTACAGCTGCCTCTGAAGGGCACACGTCAGAGCACACCATGCCTCCTAGTAAAGACGCCAGCAGTCTTAACAGCTCGGCAGCAGGGCTCATCTGCCTCCCTCCGATCTCTGAGGAACTACAGCTTGTGTGGACTCAAGCAGCACAGACCAGTGAGCTGGATGGAAATGAACAGCTGCTGCAGACCTTCAGCTACTTCCCCTACCCAAGCCTGGCGGACATCGCACTCCTCTGCCTGCGGTATGGGCTGCAGATGGAGAAGGTCAAGACCTGGTTCATGGCCCAACGCCTCCGCTGTGGCATTAGCTGGTCATCTGAAGAGATAGAAGAGACTCGGGCCCGAGTGGTGTACCACCGAGATCAGCTCCATTTCaagtctcttctctctttcacGCATCACACAGTGTGGCCCCCACAGGAGACACCTCCAGTGCCCTCTCCAGAGCAGGTTGCTCTTGAACTGTGTCCTCCGGCTCTTAGTGAGCCCACCCAGATGAAAGGATTGAAGGTTGAGCCTGAGGAGCCCTCTCAGGTACCACAGCTGCCACAGAGTCACCAGAAAGTGAAGGAACTTCTGATGACAGGCAGCAGAGAATTCCCCCACCAATCAGATTTTTGTCAGGATCTTCAGATCAGTGGACTCTCTAAGGAGCATGTAGAAAGGGGGTCCGACCAGTCATGTGGAGGGACTGCTTCCTGGAATCAGCCCACAGCTGTCCATCAGCCACGTGCTGGGGATAAGCCCCCATCAATCTCATTACTTGTCAGTGGTTGTAAGGAGGAATCAGCACCTAGTGGGACAcctccatctccctctttccAGGTACTGGCTAATGGAACCActgccacccctccagccctccagcctgTGGGCTACAGCCCACAGTCACTCTCGCCCAGTGAGCAGGCACTGTCCCCACACGTAGAGCCACCCTGGCCCCAAAGGCTACGGAATAACTCAGTAGCAGGTAGGGTTGGCCCCACAGAGTACCTTTCGCCAGACATGCAGCACCAGCGAAAGACTAAGCGCAAAACCAAAGAACAGCTGGCCATCCTCAAATCCTTTTTCCTGCAGTGCCAGTGGGCACGACGGGAAGATTACCATAAACTAGAACAGATCACTGGTTTACCTCGCCCTGAGATCATTCAGTGGTTTGGTGATACCCGATATGCCTTGAAGCATGGACAACTGAAGTGGTTTCGGGACAATGCAGTACTTGGTATGTCTACTTTTCAAGATCCAGCTGTTCCTACACCATCAACTCATTCCTTGAAAGAATGGGCCAAGACACCACCTCTGCCAGCCCCACCGCCCCCACCAGACATACGACCTTTAGAGAGGTACTGGGCGGCCCACCAGCAGCTGCAGGAAGCCGATGTCCTTAAACTGAGTCAGGCATCAAGACTTAGCACTCAGCAAGTGTTGGACTGGTTTGACTCTCGATTGCCTCAGCCAGCGGAGGTGGTAGTTTGTCTAGATGAAGAGGCGggggatgaagatgaggatgaagaaCTGCCAGAAgatg GATCTGTCTTGGGGACAGAAGGACCATGGTCTTCTAACTCAATGATGTTCTAG
- the LOC143267380 gene encoding homeobox and leucine zipper protein Homez-like isoform X1: MGQKSLGDGAVFLLTAASEGHTSEHTMPPSKDASSLNSSAAGLICLPPISEELQLVWTQAAQTSELDGNEQLLQTFSYFPYPSLADIALLCLRYGLQMEKVKTWFMAQRLRCGISWSSEEIEETRARVVYHRDQLHFKSLLSFTHHTVWPPQETPPVPSPEQVALELCPPALSEPTQMKGLKVEPEEPSQVPQLPQSHQKVKELLMTGSREFPHQSDFCQDLQISGLSKEHVERGSDQSCGGTASWNQPTAVHQPRAGDKPPSISLLVSGCKEESAPSGTPPSPSFQVLANGTTATPPALQPVGYSPQSLSPSERALSPHVEPPWPQRLRNNSVAGRVGPTEYLSPDMQHQRKTKRKTKEQLAILKSFFLQCQWARREDYHKLEQITGLPRPEIIQWFGDTRYALKHGQLKWFRDNAVLGMSTFQDPAVPTPSTHSLKEWAKTPPLPAPPPPPDIRPLERYWAAHQQLQEADVLKLSQASRLSTQQVLDWFDSRLPQPAEVVVCLDEEAGDEDEDEELPEDGEEEEEEEDDVDDDDAIQD, from the coding sequence atgggcCAGAAGAGCCTCGGTGATGGAGCTGTTTTTCTTCTTACAGCTGCCTCTGAAGGGCACACGTCAGAGCACACCATGCCTCCTAGTAAAGACGCCAGCAGTCTTAACAGCTCGGCAGCAGGGCTCATCTGCCTCCCTCCGATCTCTGAGGAACTACAGCTTGTGTGGACTCAAGCAGCACAGACCAGTGAGCTGGATGGAAATGAACAGCTGCTGCAGACCTTCAGCTACTTCCCCTACCCAAGCCTGGCGGACATCGCACTCCTCTGCCTGCGGTATGGGCTGCAGATGGAGAAGGTCAAGACCTGGTTCATGGCCCAACGCCTCCGCTGTGGCATTAGCTGGTCATCTGAAGAGATAGAAGAGACTCGGGCCCGAGTGGTGTACCACCGAGATCAGCTCCATTTCaagtctcttctctctttcacGCATCACACAGTGTGGCCCCCACAGGAGACACCTCCAGTGCCCTCTCCAGAGCAGGTTGCTCTTGAACTGTGTCCTCCGGCTCTTAGTGAGCCCACCCAGATGAAAGGATTGAAGGTTGAGCCTGAGGAGCCCTCTCAGGTACCACAGCTGCCACAGAGTCACCAGAAAGTGAAGGAACTTCTGATGACAGGCAGCAGAGAATTCCCCCACCAATCAGATTTTTGTCAGGATCTTCAGATCAGTGGACTCTCTAAGGAGCATGTAGAAAGGGGGTCCGACCAGTCATGTGGAGGGACTGCTTCCTGGAATCAGCCCACAGCTGTCCATCAGCCACGTGCTGGGGATAAGCCCCCATCGATCTCATTACTTGTCAGTGGTTGTAAGGAGGAATCAGCACCTAGTGGGACAcctccatctccctctttccAGGTACTGGCTAATGGAACCActgccacccctccagccctccagcctgTGGGCTACAGCCCACAGTCACTCTCGCCCAGTGAGCGGGCACTGTCCCCACACGTAGAGCCACCCTGGCCCCAAAGGCTACGGAATAACTCAGTAGCAGGTAGGGTTGGCCCCACAGAGTACCTTTCGCCAGACATGCAGCACCAGCGAAAGACTAAGCGCAAAACCAAAGAACAGCTGGCCATCCTCAAATCCTTTTTCCTGCAGTGCCAGTGGGCACGACGGGAAGATTACCATAAACTAGAACAGATCACTGGTTTACCTCGCCCTGAGATCATTCAGTGGTTTGGTGATACCCGATATGCCTTGAAGCATGGACAACTGAAGTGGTTTCGGGACAATGCAGTACTTGGTATGTCTACTTTTCAAGATCCAGCTGTTCCTACACCATCAACTCATTCCTTGAAAGAATGGGCCAAGACACCACCTCTGCCAGCCCCACCGCCCCCACCAGACATACGACCTTTAGAGAGGTACTGGGCGGCCCACCAGCAGCTGCAGGAAGCCGATGTCCTTAAACTGAGTCAGGCATCAAGACTTAGCACTCAGCAAGTGTTGGACTGGTTTGACTCTCGATTGCCTCAGCCAGCGGAGGTGGTAGTTTGTCTAGATGAAGAGGCGggggatgaagatgaggatgaagaaCTGCCAGAAgatggtgaggaagaggaggaggaggaagatgatgttgatgatgatgatgccatACAAGACTGA